A region from the Variovorax sp. V93 genome encodes:
- the edd gene encoding phosphogluconate dehydratase, whose protein sequence is MSTHPTVLDVTDRIRERSRGPRSAYLQRLAEIRNRDRGSDRMGCANVAHAVAGIPANDKFKVVTERAPNIGIVTAYNDMLSAHAPYQGYPDIIKQEARSLGATAQVAGGVPAMCDGVTQGTPGMELSLFSRDVIAMGTAIALTHDMFDGALLLGVCDKIVPGLLIGALHFGHLPTVFVPAGPMPSGLSNGEKSKVREQAAQGLVGRQGLLDAEMAAYHTMGTCTFYGTANSNQMLLEAMGLHVPGTAFIQPGDAMRETLTREAVRTVLGRAGEAKFSCPPIGEMVDERCIVNAMVALLATGGSTNHLIHWVAVARSAGIVIDWDDFSRLSDVIPLLTRVYPNGSADVNAFQAAGGPGFVIGELLDAGLMHADVLTVRAGGIREFANIPSLADDKRLVWTSAAPSRDEAVARPVENPFSATGGLKLLNGNLGRSVIKVSSVPDDRHVIEAPARVFDSQAALHQAFTAGELERDVVCVVRWQGPQANGMPELHKLTPPLSVLQGKGFRVALVTDGRMSGASGKVPAAIHVSPEAAAGGPLAKVRDGDVVRLDAVAGTLAVLVPDDEWAEREIAKLPEAKRIADGHGLGRELFAGMRRNALTAEEGACSWL, encoded by the coding sequence ATGAGCACACATCCCACCGTCCTTGACGTTACCGATCGCATTCGCGAGCGCAGCCGGGGGCCGCGCAGCGCTTACCTCCAGCGGCTCGCGGAAATCCGCAACCGCGACAGGGGCTCCGACCGCATGGGCTGCGCCAACGTCGCGCACGCCGTGGCCGGCATTCCGGCCAACGACAAGTTCAAGGTGGTGACGGAGCGGGCGCCCAACATCGGCATCGTCACTGCCTACAACGACATGCTTTCGGCCCATGCGCCGTACCAGGGCTACCCCGACATCATCAAGCAGGAGGCGCGCAGCCTCGGCGCCACCGCGCAGGTGGCCGGCGGCGTGCCCGCCATGTGCGACGGCGTGACCCAGGGCACGCCCGGCATGGAGCTGAGCCTGTTCAGCCGCGACGTGATCGCCATGGGCACCGCGATCGCGCTCACGCACGACATGTTCGACGGCGCGCTGCTGCTGGGCGTGTGCGACAAGATCGTGCCGGGCCTTTTGATCGGCGCGCTGCATTTCGGGCACCTGCCCACCGTGTTCGTGCCCGCCGGCCCCATGCCCTCGGGCCTGTCGAACGGCGAGAAATCGAAGGTGCGCGAGCAGGCGGCGCAAGGCTTGGTCGGCCGGCAGGGCCTGCTCGACGCAGAGATGGCGGCCTACCACACCATGGGCACCTGCACCTTCTACGGCACGGCCAACAGCAACCAGATGCTGCTCGAGGCCATGGGCCTGCACGTGCCGGGCACCGCCTTCATCCAGCCCGGCGACGCCATGCGCGAGACGCTCACGCGCGAGGCCGTCCGCACGGTGCTCGGCCGCGCGGGCGAGGCGAAATTCAGTTGCCCTCCGATCGGGGAAATGGTCGATGAGCGCTGCATCGTCAACGCCATGGTGGCGCTGCTGGCCACCGGCGGCTCCACCAACCACCTGATCCACTGGGTGGCCGTGGCGCGCTCGGCCGGCATCGTGATCGACTGGGACGACTTCTCCCGGCTCTCCGACGTGATCCCGCTGCTGACGCGCGTCTATCCCAACGGCAGCGCCGACGTGAACGCCTTCCAGGCCGCAGGCGGCCCGGGCTTCGTGATCGGCGAGCTGCTCGATGCCGGCCTGATGCACGCCGACGTGCTCACGGTGCGTGCCGGCGGCATCCGCGAGTTCGCGAACATCCCGTCCCTGGCGGACGACAAGCGCCTGGTCTGGACCTCTGCCGCGCCTTCCAGGGATGAAGCCGTCGCGCGGCCCGTGGAGAATCCCTTCAGCGCCACCGGCGGCCTCAAGCTGCTCAACGGCAACCTGGGGCGCAGCGTGATCAAGGTGTCCTCGGTGCCCGACGACCGCCACGTGATCGAGGCGCCGGCGCGCGTCTTCGATTCGCAGGCCGCGCTGCACCAGGCCTTCACCGCCGGCGAGCTCGAGCGCGACGTGGTCTGCGTGGTGCGCTGGCAGGGGCCGCAGGCCAACGGCATGCCCGAGCTGCACAAGCTCACGCCGCCGCTGTCGGTGCTGCAGGGCAAGGGCTTTCGCGTGGCGCTGGTCACCGACGGCCGCATGAGCGGCGCCTCGGGCAAGGTTCCGGCGGCCATCCATGTTTCTCCGGAAGCCGCCGCGGGCGGCCCGCTCGCCAAGGTGCGCGACGGCGACGTCGTGCGCCTGGATGCCGTGGCGGGCACACTGGCGGTGCTGGTGCCCGACGACGAATGGGCCGAACGCGAGATCGCCAAGCTGCCCGAGGCCAAGCGCATCGCCGACGGCCATGGCCTGGGCCGCGAGCTGTTCGCGGGCATGCGCCGCAATGCGCTGACGGCGGAAGAGGGCGCATGCTCGTGGCTGTGA
- a CDS encoding OmpA family protein, whose protein sequence is MSDDDSQQNFILGFLLALIALVIFFVLGIVLWHKSHGPATGGMPAVAVAAVSARPATTTTVAEVTETVTVVIPDGASIRVADGVVNFYFASGSADLAPGAAEALAAVIKGVEGGRKAVVSGFHDTTGDAAINEQLAKKRAETVRDVLVGLGVPADKVDLQRPAITAGSGNDAQARRVEVKLVD, encoded by the coding sequence ATGAGCGACGACGACAGCCAGCAAAACTTCATCCTCGGATTTCTCCTGGCATTGATTGCGCTGGTGATTTTCTTCGTGCTGGGCATCGTGCTCTGGCACAAGAGCCATGGGCCGGCAACGGGCGGCATGCCCGCCGTCGCGGTGGCCGCGGTGTCTGCAAGGCCGGCGACCACCACCACGGTGGCTGAAGTGACCGAGACGGTGACGGTCGTCATTCCCGACGGAGCCAGCATCCGCGTGGCCGACGGCGTGGTGAACTTCTACTTCGCCAGCGGCAGCGCCGACCTGGCGCCCGGCGCGGCCGAGGCGCTGGCCGCCGTCATCAAGGGCGTGGAAGGCGGGCGCAAGGCCGTGGTCTCGGGCTTCCATGACACCACGGGCGACGCGGCCATCAACGAGCAGCTCGCGAAGAAACGCGCCGAAACAGTCCGTGACGTGCTGGTGGGCCTGGGGGTGCCGGCCGACAAGGTCGACCTGCAGCGACCTGCCATCACCGCCGGCTCGGGCAACGACGCCCAGGCGCGGCGCGTGGAAGTCAAGCTGGTCGACTGA
- a CDS encoding gamma-glutamylcyclotransferase, with product MPRPLRDPQPMLEQAIADWGGRDDLWLFGYGSLIWRPDFDFVERRPAWVHGWHRALKMWSRINRGSVQTPGLVFGLLSGGSCRGMVFRVPSAHGLDTLRRLWLREMPTGVYDPRWLKCNTPEGPVRALAFTLSRRSPNFTGELSDERYRHIFTHAVGRYGSSLDYARQTLLELRRHSIHDAALARLVALAQERQAQAGAAADCGMPQPPVYVPGSPDKSPSSPLPQQSSGPSKEKP from the coding sequence ATGCCCAGGCCGCTGCGCGACCCGCAGCCGATGCTCGAACAGGCCATTGCCGACTGGGGCGGGCGCGACGACTTGTGGCTCTTCGGCTATGGGTCGCTGATCTGGCGGCCCGACTTCGATTTCGTGGAGCGCCGGCCGGCCTGGGTGCACGGCTGGCATCGCGCGCTCAAGATGTGGAGCCGCATCAACCGCGGCAGCGTCCAGACGCCCGGCCTCGTCTTCGGCCTGCTGTCGGGCGGCAGTTGCCGCGGCATGGTGTTCCGCGTGCCGTCGGCCCACGGGCTCGACACGCTGCGCAGGCTCTGGCTGCGCGAAATGCCCACCGGCGTGTACGACCCCCGGTGGCTCAAGTGCAACACGCCCGAAGGCCCGGTGCGCGCCCTGGCCTTCACGCTGTCCAGGCGCAGCCCCAACTTCACCGGCGAGCTCAGCGACGAGCGCTACCGCCACATCTTCACGCATGCCGTCGGCCGCTACGGCAGCTCGCTCGACTATGCGCGCCAGACCTTGCTGGAGCTGCGCCGCCACTCGATCCACGATGCGGCGCTGGCGCGGCTGGTCGCCCTCGCGCAGGAGCGGCAGGCGCAGGCCGGGGCGGCGGCCGATTGCGGGATGCCGCAGCCTCCGGTATATGTTCCAGGGTCTCCGGACAAATCTCCTTCTTCCCCCCTTCCCCAACAATCCTCCGGACCGTCCAAGGAAAAACCATGA
- a CDS encoding superoxide dismutase family protein encodes MNHRLFVATGTALLASALLSACGSMMGGKPSAAAELMPTAAISPNPTRGTVIFTALDHGVRVAGEVRGLAPGSEHGFHIHEKGDCGDNGNASGGHFNPTGGTHGKFSAPGSHAGEMPSLVADGSGVARFSVDVHTISLTEGAANNVVGRALVVHRDRDDFTTQPAGNSGPRTACAVIARR; translated from the coding sequence ATGAACCATCGTCTTTTCGTCGCCACCGGCACCGCCCTTCTCGCCAGCGCCCTGCTTTCGGCCTGCGGCAGCATGATGGGCGGCAAGCCGAGCGCGGCCGCCGAACTGATGCCCACGGCCGCGATCTCGCCCAACCCCACGCGGGGCACGGTGATCTTCACCGCGCTGGACCATGGCGTGCGCGTGGCCGGCGAGGTGCGCGGCCTGGCGCCGGGCAGCGAGCACGGTTTCCACATCCACGAAAAGGGCGACTGCGGCGACAACGGCAACGCCTCGGGCGGCCACTTCAATCCCACGGGCGGCACACACGGCAAGTTCAGCGCGCCGGGCAGCCATGCCGGCGAAATGCCGAGCCTGGTGGCCGACGGCAGCGGCGTGGCGCGCTTCAGCGTCGACGTTCACACGATCTCGCTGACCGAAGGCGCCGCCAACAACGTGGTGGGCCGCGCGCTCGTGGTGCACCGCGACCGCGACGATTTCACCACCCAGCCGGCCGGCAACTCCGGCCCGCGCACCGCCTGCGCAGTGATCGCGCGGCGCTGA
- a CDS encoding nucleotidyltransferase family protein — MATKANSPCVIVLASGRGERFIAAGGTGPKLQAPLAGKPLLERTLDAVRASGLPWRLEDAGHPGMGDSIAAAVRATPDAAGWLILPGDLPLVRPETLRAVAGALAGRVRAVQPQYRGERGHPVGFSAGCGAQLAALKGPLGAVSILKAMRAIDAVADLAVDDVGIVTDIDTPEALAAAEALWLARFPGQP, encoded by the coding sequence ATGGCGACAAAGGCGAATTCTCCGTGCGTGATCGTGCTGGCCTCGGGCCGCGGCGAGCGCTTCATCGCGGCCGGCGGCACGGGCCCCAAGCTGCAGGCGCCGCTGGCGGGCAAGCCGCTGCTCGAGCGCACGCTGGATGCGGTGCGCGCGAGCGGCCTGCCATGGCGGCTCGAAGACGCCGGCCATCCGGGCATGGGCGACTCGATTGCCGCCGCGGTGCGCGCCACGCCGGACGCCGCCGGCTGGCTCATTCTCCCGGGCGACCTGCCGCTGGTGCGCCCCGAGACGCTGCGGGCCGTGGCCGGCGCGCTGGCCGGCCGGGTGCGCGCTGTGCAGCCGCAATACAGGGGCGAGCGCGGCCATCCGGTGGGCTTTTCGGCCGGCTGCGGCGCGCAGCTGGCGGCGCTGAAGGGGCCGCTGGGCGCAGTCTCCATCCTGAAGGCGATGCGTGCCATCGATGCGGTGGCCGACCTCGCGGTGGACGACGTCGGCATCGTGACCGACATCGATACGCCCGAGGCCCTGGCCGCTGCCGAGGCGCTCTGGCTGGCGCGCTTCCCGGGCCAGCCCTAG
- the pdxH gene encoding pyridoxamine 5'-phosphate oxidase: MRNNADMSSSSSPPTSEALAALRKSYERAELGETHSADDPLRQFERWLGEAIDAQVPEPNAMTLCTVGGDLRPSSRIVLIKGYDARGIVWYTNYESRKGRELSGNPYAALQFHWVELERVVRIEGRVEKASAEESDAYFASRPLDSRIGAWASPQSEVISGRDVLVKNAAVAAAKHLLSPPRPPHWGGYRLVPDRWEFWQGRKSRLHDRLRYRLEGSNWVRERLAP; this comes from the coding sequence ATGCGCAACAATGCCGACATGAGTTCTTCCTCTTCCCCTCCCACCAGCGAAGCGCTGGCCGCACTGCGCAAGAGCTACGAGCGCGCCGAGCTCGGCGAGACGCACAGCGCCGACGATCCACTCAGGCAGTTCGAGCGCTGGCTCGGCGAAGCCATCGATGCGCAGGTGCCCGAGCCCAACGCGATGACGCTGTGCACCGTGGGCGGCGACCTGCGGCCTTCGAGCCGCATCGTGCTCATCAAGGGCTATGACGCGCGCGGCATCGTCTGGTACACCAACTACGAAAGCCGCAAGGGCCGCGAACTCTCGGGCAATCCGTACGCAGCCTTGCAGTTCCACTGGGTCGAGCTCGAACGCGTGGTGCGCATCGAGGGCCGCGTGGAAAAGGCGAGCGCGGAGGAAAGCGACGCCTACTTTGCGAGCCGCCCGCTCGATTCGCGCATCGGCGCCTGGGCCAGCCCGCAGAGCGAAGTGATCAGCGGCCGCGACGTACTGGTCAAGAACGCGGCCGTGGCCGCCGCCAAGCACCTGCTCTCGCCGCCGCGCCCGCCGCACTGGGGCGGCTACCGGCTCGTGCCGGACCGCTGGGAATTCTGGCAGGGCCGCAAGAGCCGCCTGCACGACCGGCTGCGCTACCGGCTCGAAGGCAGCAACTGGGTGCGCGAACGCCTGGCCCCCTGA
- a CDS encoding OmpA family protein, with amino-acid sequence MLMTKTIHPIRTALRALALSCAALLCAACAHRPAPGNAMPFDQAVNQAVDDLIVQTQKLPAFLAKVESSIKQSRIVIDPLLEGASGQQTEVTRVAEQRIVQRMQSQFKQFTVTPFNNTEIERAQYVLNGTLVRDKDSADGRYRLNLALTEIKSGVVIAQSVARISDATLDTRPTAFFRDSPVNGKDRGVEGYIRTAETQPGQAADALYLERLPTSTVLQEATAAYEAGRMSEALSRYEAASRRPDGQQLRIYSGLYLTQAQLGRTADAEKTFGTLARLGLETNNLSVKFLFKPGSTDFLADPKISAAYPMWLRQIARQAAQIDACVVVTGHTSRTGSESVNERLSLQRALSVKTRLVGEAPPLSKKLRESGMGFRENIVGTGADDASDALDRRVEFKVAPCEA; translated from the coding sequence ATGCTGATGACGAAGACCATCCACCCGATCCGCACGGCGCTGCGCGCGCTTGCGCTGTCGTGCGCCGCGCTGCTTTGCGCCGCTTGCGCGCACCGGCCGGCGCCGGGCAATGCCATGCCTTTCGATCAGGCCGTCAACCAGGCCGTGGACGACCTGATCGTGCAGACGCAGAAGCTGCCGGCCTTCCTGGCCAAGGTGGAGTCGTCGATCAAGCAGAGCCGCATCGTGATCGACCCGCTGCTCGAAGGCGCGAGCGGCCAGCAGACCGAGGTCACGCGCGTGGCGGAGCAGCGCATCGTGCAGCGCATGCAGTCGCAGTTCAAGCAGTTCACCGTCACGCCCTTCAACAACACCGAGATCGAGCGCGCGCAGTACGTGCTCAACGGCACGCTGGTGCGCGACAAGGACTCGGCCGACGGCCGCTACCGGCTGAACCTGGCGCTGACCGAGATCAAGAGCGGCGTAGTCATCGCGCAATCGGTGGCGCGCATCAGCGATGCAACGCTCGACACGCGGCCCACGGCCTTCTTCCGCGACAGCCCGGTGAATGGCAAGGACCGCGGCGTGGAAGGCTACATCCGCACTGCCGAAACGCAGCCGGGACAAGCCGCCGATGCGCTCTACCTGGAGCGCCTTCCCACGTCGACCGTGCTGCAGGAAGCCACCGCCGCCTACGAGGCCGGCCGCATGAGCGAGGCGCTCAGCCGCTACGAGGCCGCTTCGCGCCGGCCCGACGGCCAGCAGCTGCGCATCTACAGCGGCCTGTATCTCACGCAGGCCCAGCTCGGCCGGACGGCCGACGCGGAGAAGACCTTCGGCACCCTGGCGCGGCTCGGGTTGGAAACCAACAACCTGAGCGTGAAGTTCCTGTTCAAGCCCGGTTCGACCGATTTCCTGGCCGACCCGAAGATCAGCGCCGCCTATCCGATGTGGCTGCGGCAGATCGCGCGCCAGGCGGCGCAGATCGACGCCTGCGTGGTGGTCACCGGCCACACGAGCCGCACCGGTTCGGAGTCGGTCAACGAGCGCCTGTCGCTGCAGCGCGCGCTCAGCGTGAAGACCCGGCTGGTGGGCGAGGCGCCGCCGCTGTCGAAGAAGCTGCGCGAGTCCGGCATGGGATTCCGCGAGAACATCGTGGGCACGGGCGCCGACGATGCGAGCGATGCGCTCGACCGCCGCGTCGAGTTCAAGGTTGCGCCCTGCGAGGCTTGA
- a CDS encoding AEC family transporter, whose amino-acid sequence MNSFVISSLLPVVVLIAAGYLAGRRRWIGGSAVKDLSNLIFLLLAPALLFRAMSTVHVQELSLKPVAAYFIASGLLFAGTLALRGFNRTAAVIALANTYSNTVMIGIVLVGLAYGEQGMVVLLTLISLHSLVLLTSATVVLELAVAREHAQREGHEQRPMARTVLRALRNAIIHPVPMPIIAGLLFAQTGLAMPEFLDKPILLLGQAFGPVALVMVGITLALTPVGRHWREATGQALVKNLLHPLLVAGIGWLLGVRGIPLTVMVVAAALPIGANVFLFSQRYRTSEDLVTASVAVSTVLALATLTLVMTLVQWLP is encoded by the coding sequence GTGAATTCGTTCGTCATCTCTTCGCTGCTGCCGGTCGTCGTCCTAATCGCGGCAGGCTATCTGGCCGGCCGGCGCCGCTGGATCGGCGGCAGCGCCGTCAAGGACCTTTCCAACCTGATCTTCCTGCTGCTTGCGCCGGCGCTGCTTTTCCGCGCGATGAGCACGGTGCACGTGCAGGAGCTGAGCCTGAAGCCCGTGGCGGCGTATTTCATCGCCTCGGGCCTGCTGTTTGCGGGCACGCTGGCGCTGCGCGGCTTCAACCGCACGGCGGCCGTCATCGCGCTGGCCAACACCTACAGCAACACGGTGATGATCGGCATCGTGCTGGTCGGCCTGGCCTATGGCGAGCAGGGCATGGTGGTGCTGCTCACGCTGATCTCGCTGCATTCGCTGGTGCTATTGACCAGCGCCACCGTGGTGCTCGAGCTGGCCGTGGCGCGCGAGCATGCGCAGCGGGAAGGCCACGAGCAGCGCCCCATGGCGCGCACGGTGTTGCGCGCACTGCGCAACGCCATCATCCACCCGGTGCCGATGCCGATCATCGCCGGGCTGCTGTTTGCGCAGACCGGGCTCGCGATGCCCGAATTCCTCGACAAGCCGATCCTGCTGCTCGGCCAGGCTTTCGGTCCGGTGGCGCTGGTGATGGTGGGCATCACGCTCGCGCTGACGCCCGTCGGGCGGCACTGGCGCGAAGCGACGGGGCAGGCGCTGGTGAAGAACCTGCTGCATCCGCTGCTGGTGGCCGGCATCGGCTGGCTGCTGGGCGTGCGCGGCATACCGCTCACGGTGATGGTGGTGGCGGCGGCGCTGCCGATCGGCGCCAACGTCTTTCTCTTTTCGCAGCGCTACCGCACCTCGGAAGACCTGGTCACGGCCAGCGTCGCGGTGTCGACGGTGCTCGCGCTGGCGACGCTGACGCTGGTCATGACGCTGGTGCAGTGGCTGCCGTAA
- a CDS encoding TonB-dependent receptor: MIPKFRRNAIGAAILSLASFAAMAQAQPQPVPQAQPAEAAAPVLPEIAVTGNPLGASELIAPTTTLSGDRLLMRSESTLGQTLDNLPGVSSSYFGPNASRPIIRGLDGDRIRILQNGGGAPDASSLSYDHAVPMDALVTERVEVLRGPSALQYGGSAVGGVVNVIDNRIPSEPINGFGGRADLGFSTGSKEKNGGVVLEGGNDRFALHVDAFNRDSKDVSVPIDLECSKPGRPWLARKICNSANEAHGGAVGGTLFFDQGWIGASASTYRSTYGTVAEDDVTIGMKSDRQAIEGEWRPGGFISSIHAKASHTNYRHTEYEGGEAGTTFSNLSNDLRIEARHQKIGNFEGLVGFASESNRFAADGAEAFAPHSRTRSNALFLYEELGTSWGRLSFGARTEKVRVTSLGYPDDPTVTRFAIGERTFNPHSAAVGALVNLTPQWQLTSNLAYTERAPKDYELLANGPHVATAAWEVGNPNLDKEKSVGFDVGAQWKSGANTARVNAYVTRFRNYIGLTASGRTLDEEGQVVTDPEATDTLAEYLYSGVRARFTGIEASGNLRLLGTDGFARLADAATLDLEWRGDVVRAKNLDTGEPLPRIAPFRAGATLAYGNGPWSARFGFDYNAAQRHVPSVGARETDAYTLWNASIAYRMKVQRANLTWYARVDNITNKLAYSPTSILTTTVYPNAPLPGRSLKVGLRVTF; this comes from the coding sequence ATGATTCCCAAATTCCGTCGCAACGCCATCGGCGCTGCCATTCTTTCGCTGGCTTCCTTCGCGGCCATGGCCCAGGCCCAGCCCCAACCGGTACCCCAGGCGCAGCCCGCCGAAGCGGCCGCGCCGGTCCTGCCGGAGATCGCCGTCACCGGCAATCCGCTGGGCGCGAGCGAACTGATCGCACCCACCACCACGCTGTCGGGCGACAGGCTCCTGATGCGCTCCGAATCGACGCTCGGCCAAACGCTCGACAACCTGCCCGGCGTGAGCAGCAGCTACTTCGGGCCCAATGCGAGCCGGCCGATCATCCGCGGCCTCGACGGCGACCGCATCCGCATCCTGCAGAACGGTGGCGGCGCGCCCGACGCCTCGTCGCTGAGCTACGACCATGCGGTGCCGATGGACGCGCTGGTCACCGAGCGCGTCGAGGTGCTGCGCGGCCCATCGGCGCTGCAGTACGGCGGCAGCGCGGTGGGCGGCGTGGTCAACGTGATCGACAACCGCATTCCGAGCGAGCCGATCAACGGCTTCGGCGGCCGTGCCGACCTGGGCTTTTCCACCGGCAGCAAGGAGAAGAACGGCGGCGTGGTGCTCGAAGGCGGCAACGACCGCTTCGCGCTGCACGTCGATGCGTTCAACCGCGACTCCAAGGATGTCTCCGTGCCCATCGACCTGGAATGCAGCAAGCCCGGACGGCCCTGGCTCGCGCGCAAGATCTGCAATTCGGCCAACGAGGCGCACGGCGGCGCGGTGGGCGGCACGCTGTTCTTCGACCAGGGCTGGATCGGGGCCTCGGCCAGCACCTACCGCAGCACCTACGGCACCGTGGCCGAGGACGACGTGACCATCGGCATGAAGTCCGACCGCCAGGCGATCGAGGGCGAGTGGCGCCCGGGCGGCTTCATCAGCAGCATCCACGCCAAGGCCAGCCACACCAACTACCGCCACACCGAGTACGAAGGCGGCGAGGCCGGCACCACCTTCTCGAACCTGAGCAACGACCTGCGCATCGAGGCGCGCCACCAGAAGATCGGCAACTTCGAGGGCCTGGTCGGCTTCGCGAGCGAGAGCAACCGTTTTGCCGCGGACGGCGCGGAAGCCTTTGCGCCGCACAGCCGCACGCGCTCCAACGCGCTGTTCCTGTATGAGGAACTCGGCACCTCCTGGGGCCGACTGAGCTTTGGCGCGCGCACCGAGAAGGTCCGCGTCACCTCGCTCGGCTATCCGGACGACCCGACCGTGACGCGCTTTGCCATCGGCGAGCGCACCTTCAATCCGCACAGCGCGGCCGTGGGCGCGCTCGTCAATCTCACGCCGCAGTGGCAGCTCACCTCGAACCTGGCCTACACCGAGCGGGCACCGAAGGACTACGAGCTGCTCGCCAACGGCCCGCACGTGGCAACGGCGGCCTGGGAGGTCGGCAATCCGAACCTCGACAAGGAAAAATCGGTCGGCTTCGACGTCGGCGCGCAATGGAAGTCGGGCGCCAACACGGCCCGCGTCAACGCCTACGTCACGCGCTTTCGCAACTACATCGGCCTGACGGCATCGGGCCGCACGCTCGACGAAGAAGGCCAGGTGGTGACCGACCCCGAAGCCACCGACACGCTGGCCGAGTACCTCTACAGCGGCGTGCGCGCGCGCTTCACCGGCATCGAGGCGAGCGGCAACCTGCGCCTCCTGGGCACCGACGGCTTCGCGCGGCTGGCTGACGCCGCAACGCTCGACCTGGAATGGCGCGGCGACGTGGTGCGTGCCAAGAACCTCGACACCGGCGAGCCGCTGCCGCGCATTGCGCCCTTCCGCGCGGGCGCGACGCTGGCCTACGGCAACGGCCCCTGGAGCGCGCGCTTCGGTTTCGACTACAACGCGGCGCAGCGCCACGTGCCCAGCGTCGGCGCGCGCGAGACCGACGCCTACACGCTGTGGAATGCCTCGATCGCCTACCGCATGAAGGTGCAGCGGGCCAATCTCACCTGGTATGCGCGCGTCGACAACATCACGAACAAGCTGGCCTACAGCCCGACGTCGATCCTGACGACGACGGTGTACCCGAACGCGCCGCTGCCGGGGCGTTCGCTGAAGGTCGGGCTGCGCGTGACCTTCTGA
- the msrA gene encoding peptide-methionine (S)-S-oxide reductase MsrA: MSSSSSPTETIVLGGGCFWCTEAVFDRVQGVVDVESGYCNGQTVNPSYEQVCTGRTGHAEVVKVEFDPAAISLREILEIFFVVHDPTTLNRQGNDVGTQYRSGIYFTGDAQKQVAEEVIREIEASKTYSAPIVTEVAPLANYTAAEAYHQDYFLNNPNQGYCAFVVGPKVEKFQKTFASRVKA; the protein is encoded by the coding sequence ATGTCCTCTTCATCGTCGCCCACTGAAACCATCGTGCTCGGCGGAGGCTGCTTCTGGTGCACCGAGGCCGTGTTCGACCGGGTGCAGGGCGTGGTGGACGTCGAATCGGGCTACTGCAACGGCCAGACGGTCAACCCGAGCTACGAGCAGGTCTGCACCGGCCGCACCGGGCATGCGGAGGTGGTGAAGGTGGAATTCGACCCCGCGGCCATCAGCCTGCGCGAGATTCTCGAGATCTTCTTCGTGGTGCACGACCCCACGACCCTGAACCGCCAGGGCAACGACGTGGGCACGCAGTACCGCAGCGGCATCTACTTCACGGGCGACGCGCAAAAGCAGGTGGCCGAGGAGGTCATCCGCGAGATCGAGGCAAGCAAGACCTACAGCGCGCCCATCGTGACCGAGGTGGCGCCGCTCGCCAACTACACGGCGGCCGAGGCCTATCACCAGGACTACTTCCTCAACAACCCGAACCAGGGCTACTGCGCCTTCGTGGTCGGCCCCAAGGTCGAGAAGTTCCAGAAGACCTTCGCATCGCGCGTCAAGGCCTGA
- a CDS encoding TetR/AcrR family transcriptional regulator, with the protein MPTPRFFADKICPVRAKRERRKEARPGELLAAALDLFVEKGFAATRAEEVAARAGVSKGTLFLYFPSKEELFKAVVIENLGGRFAEWNDEFEAFEGTTADMLRYCMRVWWERVGMTKASGLTKLMMSEGTNFPELAEFYRKEVVRPGHSLLRRILQRGIDRGEFAPVDVDHAIYAVVAPMVFLMLWKHSAMVCVDAETSLDPEKYLATQAETVLYGLTRQPGAAA; encoded by the coding sequence ATGCCCACCCCCCGATTCTTTGCCGACAAGATCTGCCCGGTGCGCGCCAAGCGCGAGCGCCGCAAGGAGGCGCGTCCGGGCGAACTGCTGGCAGCGGCGCTCGACCTGTTCGTCGAAAAAGGCTTTGCCGCCACCCGCGCCGAGGAAGTGGCGGCGCGCGCGGGCGTCTCCAAGGGCACCCTCTTTCTCTACTTTCCGAGCAAGGAAGAGCTCTTCAAGGCCGTGGTGATCGAGAACCTCGGGGGCCGGTTTGCCGAGTGGAACGACGAGTTCGAGGCCTTCGAGGGCACGACGGCCGACATGCTGCGCTACTGCATGCGCGTCTGGTGGGAGCGCGTGGGCATGACCAAGGCCTCGGGCCTGACCAAGCTCATGATGAGCGAAGGCACCAATTTTCCCGAACTGGCCGAGTTCTACCGCAAGGAGGTGGTGCGGCCGGGCCATTCGCTGCTGCGGCGCATCCTGCAGCGCGGCATCGACCGCGGCGAATTCGCGCCGGTCGACGTCGACCACGCCATTTACGCGGTGGTGGCACCGATGGTCTTCCTGATGCTCTGGAAGCACTCGGCCATGGTCTGCGTCGACGCGGAAACCTCGCTCGACCCCGAAAAATACCTCGCCACGCAGGCCGAGACCGTGCTCTACGGCCTCACCCGGCAGCCCGGAGCCGCCGCATGA